From a region of the Mycobacterium intracellulare ATCC 13950 genome:
- a CDS encoding fatty acyl-AMP ligase yields the protein MDHGSRRDAGVPGLLRIEDCLDGDGGIALPPGVNLISLIDRNIANVGDAVAYRYLDYSGSGDGKADEVTWTQFGVRLEAIGARIQQVASRGERVAVLAPQGIDYVAGFYAAVKAGAIAVPLFAPELPGHAERLDTALRDSEPTVLLTTTAAHGAVAKFLADHPHLGRAEVIAIDQIPDSAGESFEATELGMDDVSHLQYTSGSTRPPVGVEITHRAVGTNLVQMILSIDLLDRNTHGVSWLPLYHDMGLSMIGFPAVYGGHSTLMSPAAFVRRPLRWIQALSDGSRQGNVVTAAPNFAYEWAAQRGLPTGGEDIDLRNVVMIIGSEPVSIDAIRTFNKAFAPYGLPRTAFKPSYGIAEGTLLVATIAPTAEATAVYFDREQLGAGHAVRVPADAPNAVAQVSCGQVARSEWAVIVDPGNAAELPEGQVGEIWLQGNNIGRGYWGLPEATRLAFGAELRSRLTDGSHAHGADLQRSWLRTGDLGVYLDGELYVTGRMADLITIEGRNHYPHDIEATVAEASPMIRRGYVTAFSVPAENNPGTDRLVVVAERAAGTSRQDPQPAIEAIHEAVSRRHGLTVSDVRLLPAGAIPRTTSGKLARRACRAEYLGCGLSAH from the coding sequence ATGGATCACGGTTCCCGGCGCGACGCCGGTGTCCCCGGGCTGCTCCGAATCGAGGACTGCCTGGACGGCGACGGGGGTATCGCGCTGCCACCCGGCGTCAACCTGATATCCCTGATCGACCGCAACATCGCCAACGTCGGTGACGCCGTCGCCTATCGCTACCTCGATTACAGCGGCTCGGGGGATGGCAAGGCCGACGAGGTGACCTGGACCCAGTTCGGTGTCCGGCTGGAAGCCATCGGCGCGCGCATCCAGCAAGTCGCGAGCCGTGGCGAGCGCGTCGCGGTCCTCGCGCCGCAGGGCATCGACTACGTCGCCGGGTTCTACGCGGCCGTCAAGGCCGGAGCCATCGCGGTCCCGCTGTTCGCCCCGGAATTGCCCGGGCACGCCGAGCGCCTGGATACCGCGTTGCGCGACTCGGAGCCCACGGTCCTGCTCACGACCACCGCCGCGCACGGCGCGGTCGCGAAATTCCTGGCCGACCACCCCCACCTGGGCCGGGCGGAAGTGATCGCCATCGACCAGATCCCCGATTCGGCCGGCGAGTCGTTCGAGGCGACCGAGCTCGGCATGGACGACGTGTCGCACCTGCAGTACACGTCGGGATCCACCCGGCCGCCGGTCGGCGTGGAGATCACCCACCGCGCCGTCGGCACCAACCTGGTGCAGATGATCCTGTCGATCGACCTCTTGGACCGAAACACCCACGGCGTCAGCTGGTTACCGCTCTACCACGACATGGGTTTGTCGATGATCGGCTTTCCCGCCGTCTACGGCGGCCATTCCACGCTGATGTCTCCGGCCGCGTTCGTGCGCCGGCCATTGCGGTGGATCCAGGCGCTGTCCGACGGCTCGCGGCAGGGCAACGTCGTCACCGCCGCGCCGAACTTCGCCTACGAGTGGGCGGCACAGCGCGGCCTGCCCACCGGCGGCGAGGACATCGATCTGCGCAACGTGGTGATGATCATCGGCTCCGAACCGGTCAGCATCGACGCGATCAGGACCTTCAACAAGGCGTTCGCGCCATACGGGTTGCCCCGCACTGCGTTCAAACCGTCCTACGGCATCGCCGAGGGGACGCTGCTCGTCGCGACCATCGCCCCAACGGCGGAAGCGACGGCGGTGTACTTCGACCGCGAACAACTGGGCGCCGGGCACGCGGTCCGCGTTCCCGCGGACGCTCCCAACGCCGTCGCTCAGGTGTCCTGTGGCCAGGTGGCACGTAGCGAATGGGCCGTGATCGTCGACCCCGGCAACGCAGCCGAATTGCCCGAAGGTCAGGTGGGCGAAATCTGGTTGCAGGGCAACAACATTGGTCGCGGATACTGGGGCCTGCCCGAGGCGACTCGGCTGGCGTTCGGCGCCGAACTGCGATCGCGACTGACCGACGGCAGCCATGCCCACGGCGCCGATCTCCAACGCTCGTGGTTGCGCACCGGCGATCTGGGCGTGTACCTCGACGGCGAGCTGTACGTGACGGGGCGGATGGCGGACCTCATCACGATCGAGGGCCGCAACCACTATCCGCACGACATCGAGGCCACCGTCGCCGAGGCGTCCCCGATGATTCGGCGCGGATACGTGACGGCGTTTTCCGTACCGGCCGAAAACAACCCGGGCACCGACCGGCTCGTCGTCGTCGCCGAACGTGCCGCCGGCACCAGCCGTCAGGACCCACAGCCGGCGATCGAGGCGATCCACGAGGCGGTCTCGCGGCGACACGGCCTGACGGTCTCGGACGTGCGCCTGCTGCCGGCCGGCGCCATCCCGCGGACCACCAGCGGCAAACTGGCCCGTCGGGCATGCCGCGCTGAATACCTCGGCTGCGGCCTAAGCGCCCACTGA
- a CDS encoding SRPBCC family protein: MSGRKFSFEITRTSSAPAETLFRLVADGANWSQWAKPIVLRSSWAREGDPAPGGVGAIRKVGMWPVFVQEETVAYEPDRRHAYKLVGPPTPAKDYAGEVVFTPNAAGGTDIRWTGSFTEGVRGTGPVMRAAMGGAVRFFSGRLVKAAERESNAGR; this comes from the coding sequence ATGTCGGGCCGGAAGTTCTCCTTCGAAATCACCCGTACCAGCAGCGCACCCGCCGAGACGCTGTTTCGGCTCGTCGCTGATGGCGCCAACTGGTCGCAATGGGCCAAGCCGATCGTGTTGCGCTCGAGTTGGGCCCGCGAGGGCGATCCCGCACCGGGCGGGGTCGGGGCGATCCGCAAGGTGGGCATGTGGCCCGTCTTCGTGCAGGAGGAGACCGTCGCGTACGAACCGGACCGCCGCCACGCCTACAAGCTGGTGGGGCCGCCTACCCCGGCCAAGGACTACGCCGGCGAGGTGGTCTTCACGCCGAATGCGGCCGGCGGCACGGACATCCGCTGGACCGGCTCATTCACCGAGGGCGTTCGCGGAACCGGCCCGGTGATGCGCGCCGCGATGGGCGGGGCGGTGCGGTTCTTCTCCGGCCGCTTGGTGAAGGCGGCCGAGCGCGAGTCGAACGCCGGGCGTTAG
- a CDS encoding LLM class flavin-dependent oxidoreductase — MGKLRFGYFIAPFHRAGTNPTLALQRDLAFIEHLDALGFDEVWLGEHHSAGSEIISSPEIFIAAAAERAKRIRFGTGVISLSYHNPLWVADRLMLLDHLTHGRIIGGVGPGSLPSDSSMIGLTPTDTRELLETNLDIVVRLLAGETVSAKTATHQLFDARLQLAPYSDGGIPLSVAAVASPTGARLAGKHGIGLLSIGATLTVEGFNALSYHWDIVEERAATFGAQVDRRNWSLVGLFHLAETEKQAREEVKFGIEPWFRYFQKVAAFPQMTMPGEQLDEMIDVINDNGAGVIGTPERAREQVQRLWDQSGGFGCMLQMGHEWANPAATRRSAELFAAEVMPHFQGQAQPTLDAAARAGQARESLAQSQLDAVAHMTKKYQDEVESK; from the coding sequence ATGGGCAAGCTCAGGTTTGGATACTTCATCGCCCCCTTTCATCGCGCGGGCACCAATCCGACGCTGGCCCTGCAGCGTGATCTCGCGTTCATCGAGCATCTCGACGCCCTTGGCTTTGACGAAGTCTGGTTGGGCGAGCACCATTCCGCCGGAAGCGAAATCATCAGCTCCCCGGAGATTTTCATCGCCGCCGCCGCCGAACGTGCAAAGCGAATCCGGTTCGGCACCGGGGTGATTTCGCTCTCGTATCACAATCCGCTGTGGGTCGCGGATCGGCTGATGCTGCTGGACCATCTCACCCACGGCCGCATCATCGGCGGTGTCGGGCCGGGCTCGCTGCCCAGCGACTCGTCGATGATCGGACTCACCCCCACCGACACGCGCGAGTTGCTGGAAACGAACCTCGACATCGTCGTGCGGCTGCTGGCGGGGGAGACGGTCAGCGCCAAAACGGCAACCCATCAGCTGTTCGACGCCAGGTTGCAGCTCGCCCCGTACTCCGATGGCGGGATCCCGCTGTCGGTCGCCGCGGTCGCGTCGCCGACGGGGGCGCGGCTGGCCGGCAAGCACGGCATCGGGCTGCTGTCCATCGGGGCGACGCTGACCGTCGAGGGCTTCAACGCGCTGTCGTACCACTGGGACATCGTCGAGGAGCGCGCGGCGACCTTCGGCGCGCAGGTCGATCGCCGCAACTGGAGCCTGGTCGGCCTGTTCCATCTCGCCGAGACAGAAAAGCAGGCCCGCGAAGAGGTCAAGTTCGGCATCGAGCCGTGGTTCCGGTACTTCCAGAAGGTGGCCGCGTTCCCGCAGATGACGATGCCGGGAGAACAGCTCGACGAGATGATCGACGTCATCAACGACAACGGCGCGGGCGTGATCGGCACGCCCGAGCGGGCGCGCGAGCAGGTGCAAAGGCTGTGGGATCAGTCCGGCGGGTTCGGTTGCATGCTGCAGATGGGTCACGAGTGGGCGAATCCGGCCGCCACCAGGCGATCCGCCGAATTGTTCGCCGCCGAAGTGATGCCGCACTTTCAGGGCCAGGCTCAGCCGACGCTGGACGCGGCGGCGCGCGCCGGGCAGGCGCGGGAGAGCCTCGCGCAGTCGCAGCTCGATGCGGTCGCGCACATGACCAAGAAGTATCAGGACGAGGTCGAGTCCAAGTAA